The Meles meles chromosome 6, mMelMel3.1 paternal haplotype, whole genome shotgun sequence genome has a window encoding:
- the LOC123944743 gene encoding protein S100-A10-like has product MLSQMEHTLENMMFTFHEFAGDKGYLTKENLRVLMEKEFPGFLENQKDPPAVDKIMKDLDLCLDGKVGFQSCFLLPQGSPSHAMTISCNDYFVIHMKQKGKT; this is encoded by the exons ATGCTCTCTCAAATGGAACACACCTTGGAAAACATGATGTTTACGTTTCATGAGTTTGCTGGGGATAAAGGCTACTTAACAAAGGAGAACCTGAGAGTACTCATGGAAAAGGAGTTCCCTGGATTtttggaaaaccaaaaagacccTCCGGCCGTGGACAAAATAATGAAGGACCTCGACCTGTGCCTAGATGGCAAAGTGGGCTTCCAGAGCTGCTTCTTGCTCCCTCAGGGCTCACCATCACATgcaatgactattt cctgcaatgaCTATTTTGTAATACAcatgaagcagaagggaaagacATAG